The genome window CACAAGACCTGCCGTTCAAGCCGCCCAAGGGATGGGTCGAGGTAGCTGTGCCCAAGGGCCTCATCGGGAAATGGGTCCAGCCGGGCACCGACACCTTTCATCAGAACCTGAGCGTGTACGCGCATACGTATAGCGGAACGCTCGCGCAATACTACGCCATCGACATCAAATCTCTGAAATCGCACTATCCAGGCGGCGATCTCGCGGTCAGCCAAGATACGACCGTGTGCGGATATCACGCAGCGAAATACATCTCGTACGGGCTTGACACGTCGGCAGGGGCGCTGATCATCGAGCAGATGATAACGGTGAACAATTCGGTCGCGTACGTCGTCACCTACGTCCGTCTGGCGAGTGAGGCCTCGGACCCGGCCGCCCGCCAATCGATGACGACGATGTGCGGGATCTAGATTGAGGTTCACGGTGAGCATGCATGTCCGATCGGTCTTGGGGATTTGCGCCGCTGCAGCCCTCGCGTCGGCAAGCGCCGCGGCCGCTGCTGCGGACCCCACACCGGTGCCCGTTCAGTCGGCCCCCGCGAGTCCATACAGTCACGTTCCCATCCCCGGCAATCGGGTCACGTTCGACGGCACGGTCGGCGGACAGAAAACCGCGTGGGCGTACTACAGTAAATTTTGGCTCGAGCACTACATCTCAGTCACAGTCGATGCGTCCGAGTTCGCTATCCAAGGCGGCCAACTCGACGACGAATTGGGTCGCATCTCAAATCACGTCATCACCTTTCCCAACGGTACGCACGCGACCGTGGATTCCATCCAGCCTTTCAAGTACAGAGACAGACTCGATCTTGAAGTGAGAGTCACCGTGTCCGACGGTTCGCTTCGCGGCAAAGACGTGTGGACCACGGCCGCAGAGCTGGTCGATGGCGCCGGGCTCCCATACGTGAAGATCTAAAGCGCTGAAATCAAGCTCGCCGTCCTGTGCGCCAGCGCCATGATTGTGAGCATGGGATTCACCCCCGACGACAACGGAAAGACCGACGCGTCTGCCACGAACAACCCGCGCGCGCCATGGACGGCGCCGCTTGCGTTCACCACGCCGCGTGCCGGGTCGGCATGCATCCGGCACGTCCCCATTTGATGCGCGGAGAACACGCCGAGCCGATTTGGCCCGGCGCCGCGGCGCGCGATCGCATCTCCGAACGCGCGACGCCCGGCGGAGTCGGCGTGTTCGATCGAGAGTTCGAGCGGATCCGTGTGCAACGTCGTCACTTTCGTCGCGCCCGCCGCGAAGAGAATGTCGGTGACACCGGCCAGCGCGCGAAGCATGTGGCCGGCGTCGTACGGCGACAGGCTATACGTCACATCGTCGCGGCCGTCGAGCGAGACCGAGCCTTCGCCGCGATCGCGTGTCAATGCGATCAGGGCGGCGTCGAAGCGCGAGTCACGCATCAACGCAGAATGTGCCGCTCTTCCTCGCCACGGTAGAGCGAGTCCCATGAGTCCCGGATGCGCGGGCGCGGCCTCGATCATCGCGCCGTAGCCGTCGTCGAGATCGGCGAACGCGTCGGAATAGGCGGACTGCATCGGCCCGTTCCAACACTGCACCGGATGTTCGAACTGCCCGAACGCGGCGGTGGTCGGGTGCAGGTACAGATGCCGGCCCAGATGTGCGGACGACACACCGCTGCGGGCTAAGATGCCCGGAGTCCGCAAGCTGCCGGCCGCCACAACGACGATAGGGGCGTTGACGCGCAACGATTTGCAAAGCATCCGGCCGCCGGCCTCTGACTCATAGGAGATGATCGCCTCCACACCGCGCGTCATCCCGTCGCCCACGAGCACGCGCTCGACCTGCGCGCCGGCGACGACCTTGGCGTTTGCCGCGACCGCATCGAGCAGATACGTTGCGGCGACGGAACGCTTGTAGCCATATGCGCAGCCGAAGCCGCAATAGCCGCAACCTTCGCCGCATCCGGAACGGTTGCACGGCACGACCCCGGCGCGCAGATCCGCAGCTCGGCACCCTCGCAGCAGCACCGCGTTGTTCTCGTTGTGCGATGCCGCCGGCTCCACGCGCAGCCTCGCCGATACGGCGTCGTAGTGCGCGGCCAGCCCGAGATCGAAGTCCACACCGCCGCTAGCCAAACTCCACTGTTGCGCGATCATCTCGGGCAGCCGCAGACTGGTGCACCAGTTGATGACGGTGCCGCCGCCCACGCATGCACCCGCCAAGACGGCGACACTAAGGTCTTCCGACGAGCAGAGCGCCGCCTCCAAGTAGAAGCGGCCGAACGCGTTGGCCTCAAGCTGATCGAATTGCGCCGGATCCGATGACGGCCCCGCCTCGAGCACGACGACGCGCCTGCCGGCTTGCGCCAAAACGGCGGCCGCAACGCCGCCTCCCGCACCGGAACCGACGACGACGACGTCCGCATCGATGACGCCGGATTCTACGGCGAAGAGCGGCAACGCCGTGGGTGCAGGCCGCCGGTCCGATCGCGGGCCGGCGTAGCCGATCTGCGGCCACATCGGATTGCGATTGTTTTCGTCGGGCGCGCCGTACGCCATAAAACCGGCCAATCGCTTAAAAGCCTGGAATCCCGTGCGCAGCGGCGCGATCGGGTTGTCGGACATCGCCAGCAGCAGTCGTTCGCGCTGGTCCTGCGTCAACGCGGCAAACCGTGCCGGCCTTCCGATAAGCAACAGCGAGAGCCACGGGCCGTCGAGCAGCCTCAGCAACGCGCGCAGTTTGGCGAGGCGATGCGGCGCGAGAAGCAGGAGCGCTCGTTCGACGGCGGCTGCGGCTGTCGCGAAATCTGAGTCTTCGGGCGCAAATGTGCTCTGCAGCGTCACGAGCACGCTGCACTCGGACTGAGAGAGCGAAGGGCCGGCCATGGCGGTTCGTGCGGGCAAGCCTCGACGGCTTCCTGCGATGGATCGCGGGCAACGTCGCGGTCCGGCTCAGGAAAAGGGGAGGCGCATGCCGTAGCGACCCAAAGACATGACCAACATCGCCGATTTTCTCATCGCGCGCCCTCATCTCCAACGGCGGCTGTTCTTTCTCGCACGGCGCTTCGTGCCCGGTGAGACGATCGAGAGCGCGGTCGGCGCGGTCCGCTCGCTCAACGCCGACAAGCTCTCCGCCACGCTCGATTTTCTTGGTGAAGACGTCTTCAACGAGGCCGACGCCGCGCACACCACCGAGACCTACATCAACATGATCGACGCCATCGGTCACGCCGGCGTCGACTCCAACGTCTCTGTCAAGCTTAGCGCGATCGGGCAAGCGATGAGTGAGGATCTCGCCGTCGCAAATCTCAATCGAATCATCGAGCGCGCCAGACCTTCGAACATGTTCGTCCGTCTCGACATGGAGGGCTCGAAAACGGTCGATTCCACGTATCGCATCATGGAGCGCGCCCGTGCGGACTACGAGCACGTCGGCCCCGTCGTGCAGGCTTATCTTCGCCGAGCTTCAGGCGACGTCGATCGCCTGATCAGCGCGGGCGTGCGGGTGCGCCTTTGCAAAGGCGCGTACGGAGAGCCGGAGGACGTGGCGATTCAGGAGATGCCGCTCATCCGCCGCAACTACGCGCAGCTTGCCGAAAAGCTGCTCGGACAGGGCACGTACCCGGGCATCGCCACGCACGACGACTATCTCATTGACGCCGTCCGCGCGTTCGTCGAGCGCGAGAACATCCCGTCGGACCGGTTCGAATATCAGATGCTCTACGGCATCCGCCCGGAAAAACAGAAGGCGATCGTCGCCGGCGGCTATCGGATGCGCGTATACGTGCCGTTCGGCACGCACTGGGCGGGCTATTTCGCGCGTAGGCTCGGCGAGCGCAAAGAGAACGTCTATTTCGTCTTGCGGAGCTTGTTCAGCCGTTGACGGTCGGCTTTCACTTCGGATCCGTCTACGTGCGCGGGCAGTCGATGCCCGACGTTTTGCGTGCGCTGGCCGAATTCATGGATGAATCGGACCACGAACGGCTCGACGAGCGCGGGCTCGAACCCACTCCGGATGAGGTCACGAGCGAGAAGATCGTCCGCAGTTTCGCGGTGCTTCCGGCACACGGCGAATGGATCGCGGTGCTTGAAGACGGCCACTCGTTCGACGACGGCGGCGTGGCCGAGGGACTGAGCGACCTATTACAGACCGAAACGCTGCACCTGGCGTATAGCGATAGCGAGGCGCATTGGCACTACGAGTTGTTTTTGGACGGTCACGCGCTCGAATCCGGCGGCGCGGACGACCTCGACTACGACGTCACGGCTTTGGACTTCGTCGATCAGTACGAACTGCCGCACTTCGGAGTCTACTACGAAGAGGTGGCCGCCGCCGCCGGTCCCGACGCGCCCGCGCTCGCGGGTTCATTGGAAGTGATCGGCGATATCCGTCCGACCGTACCGATCGGAACCGAGATACGGACGTTCGCCCGCCCGCCGATAGCGCTACCCGCGTATTGAAGGCCCGGCGTGCGCCGGGGTACCTCGCGCCCGCAACCAGTACACGGGTACGGCGAGCGCGATGATTCCAAGCCCGATCAGCGAGCGCAATGGAGCCGCGATGATCACCTCCGCGAGCAGCCACACCGTCGTCGCCACGAAAAGGGCGGGGACCACCGGATAGCCGCTCACCCGATATGGCCGGTCAGCGTCGGGCTCCTTGCGGCGCAAGACGAACACCGACAACCCGGTCAATCCGTAGAAGACCCAGCCGGTGAAGATCTCAAAATCGCTGAGCGAGTCGAACGAACCTAAAAGGACGAGCACCGCCGCCAAGATTCCAAGGGCCAATACCGAGCGGACCGGTACGCGGCCGCCCTCCGACACGCGCGCAAGCCACGGCAGAAAAAAACCATCGCCGGAATAGGCGTAGACGATTCGCGCGATGGTCATGACGGAAACGTGCAGTGTCGCGATGACGGAAACGACTAGGAGCGCCGCCGCGATGCCCCGCGCAGCCGGACCGAAGAGCGTTCCGACCACCTCGATGCCCACCGACGACGCCGGCGACAGACCGGCGATCGAAGCTGATGAGAGGATGTAGAAGTACGCGACGTTTGCCGCCGCATACAAGAAAATGACGATCATCATGCTCGCGATCAGCGCGACGGGTATCGCCCGCCCGGGATTTTTCACTTCTCCCGCGACATAGGTGAGCGCCGCCCAACCGTTATAGGCGTACAGCGCTCCGACCATCGCGGCGGCAAAGCCGGTCGCACCGCCGCGCGCCGACGCGGCGATGCC of Candidatus Eremiobacteraceae bacterium contains these proteins:
- a CDS encoding proline dehydrogenase family protein; the protein is MTNIADFLIARPHLQRRLFFLARRFVPGETIESAVGAVRSLNADKLSATLDFLGEDVFNEADAAHTTETYINMIDAIGHAGVDSNVSVKLSAIGQAMSEDLAVANLNRIIERARPSNMFVRLDMEGSKTVDSTYRIMERARADYEHVGPVVQAYLRRASGDVDRLISAGVRVRLCKGAYGEPEDVAIQEMPLIRRNYAQLAEKLLGQGTYPGIATHDDYLIDAVRAFVERENIPSDRFEYQMLYGIRPEKQKAIVAGGYRMRVYVPFGTHWAGYFARRLGERKENVYFVLRSLFSR
- a CDS encoding GMC family oxidoreductase N-terminal domain-containing protein, giving the protein MAGPSLSQSECSVLVTLQSTFAPEDSDFATAAAAVERALLLLAPHRLAKLRALLRLLDGPWLSLLLIGRPARFAALTQDQRERLLLAMSDNPIAPLRTGFQAFKRLAGFMAYGAPDENNRNPMWPQIGYAGPRSDRRPAPTALPLFAVESGVIDADVVVVGSGAGGGVAAAVLAQAGRRVVVLEAGPSSDPAQFDQLEANAFGRFYLEAALCSSEDLSVAVLAGACVGGGTVINWCTSLRLPEMIAQQWSLASGGVDFDLGLAAHYDAVSARLRVEPAASHNENNAVLLRGCRAADLRAGVVPCNRSGCGEGCGYCGFGCAYGYKRSVAATYLLDAVAANAKVVAGAQVERVLVGDGMTRGVEAIISYESEAGGRMLCKSLRVNAPIVVVAAGSLRTPGILARSGVSSAHLGRHLYLHPTTAAFGQFEHPVQCWNGPMQSAYSDAFADLDDGYGAMIEAAPAHPGLMGLALPWRGRAAHSALMRDSRFDAALIALTRDRGEGSVSLDGRDDVTYSLSPYDAGHMLRALAGVTDILFAAGATKVTTLHTDPLELSIEHADSAGRRAFGDAIARRGAGPNRLGVFSAHQMGTCRMHADPARGVVNASGAVHGARGLFVADASVFPLSSGVNPMLTIMALAHRTASLISAL
- a CDS encoding amino acid permease yields the protein MPAASSSRPELIRALGITAAASLIICNIIGQGIFLKARAMTCNVGSPDLVVVAWVAAGILALCGALTFAELGALTPHSGGPYAFLRRAFGQPLAFAYGWTIFFLYGPATCAALAAGAAIFINLLTGGALDTFAIHIPLMHWQIAVTGTQCTGIAILAVVALINCAPVHVNGTIATLLTILKVLMVGGLTVAAFALGHGDWHHFAASGFGGSCAGIAASARGGATGFAAAMVGALYAYNGWAALTYVAGEVKNPGRAIPVALIASMMIVIFLYAAANVAYFYILSSASIAGLSPASSVGIEVVGTLFGPAARGIAAALLVVSVIATLHVSVMTIARIVYAYSGDGFFLPWLARVSEGGRVPVRSVLALGILAAVLVLLGSFDSLSDFEIFTGWVFYGLTGLSVFVLRRKEPDADRPYRVSGYPVVPALFVATTVWLLAEVIIAAPLRSLIGLGIIALAVPVYWLRARGTPAHAGPSIRG